A region from the Lycium barbarum isolate Lr01 chromosome 8, ASM1917538v2, whole genome shotgun sequence genome encodes:
- the LOC132605430 gene encoding cytochrome b-c1 complex subunit 9, mitochondrial-like, with amino-acid sequence MGTAYRRSRKGPLEGLYRVVMRRNSVYVTFVILGAFLGEQAVDYGVRKLWDYNNIGKRYEDIPVLGQRQSEE; translated from the exons ATGGGAACAGCATATCGAAGGAGTAGAAAAGGGCCTCTTGAAGGCCTATACAGAGTGGTTATGCGTCGCAATTCAGTTTATGTAACCTTTGTCATCCTTGGCGCTTTCCTTGGTGAACAG GCTGTTGATTATGGTGTTCGTAAGCTTTGGGATTACAATAATATTGGG AAACGGTATGAAGACATCCCAGTTTTGGGGCAAAGGCAATCTGAAGAATGA